Proteins encoded together in one Coriobacteriia bacterium window:
- a CDS encoding trypsin-like peptidase domain-containing protein, giving the protein MRTDRIASRVVLALALVLALTGLPGCEDLGVDGGGDRSLETTPGREATRPAEGTPGAPLPDSGEGSVAGAAEAVLPSVVNVATRQAMENPHGEGRAEIEVGTGSGVIIRPDGHIITNNHVIAGSDEIVVLIGDEEVSASVVGRDAATDLAVIKVDREGLDPAQVGETGDLVVGQWVIAVGSPFGLDKTVTAGVVSALGRTTLQPSQEEITAYTNLIQTDAAINPGNSGGALADLDGRVVGINTLIESPTGQSAGIGFAIPMDFAMGVAEQLIETGRAEHAFMGVEVSSIPPGAEEQLGVESGAVVGAVEPGSPAAEAGIQDGDVIVRVGDDDVDNAEDLFAAIRGREVGEQVEVEFVRDGESETVRVTLAGRTSESRQEDSGDATPQTPPEDIPGLPPGHP; this is encoded by the coding sequence GTGAGGACCGACAGGATCGCATCGCGCGTCGTGCTTGCGCTCGCGCTCGTGCTCGCGCTGACCGGCCTTCCCGGTTGCGAGGACTTGGGGGTCGACGGCGGCGGCGACCGCTCCTTGGAGACCACGCCGGGGCGAGAGGCCACCCGCCCGGCCGAGGGGACACCCGGCGCGCCTCTCCCGGATAGCGGAGAGGGGAGCGTCGCCGGGGCTGCGGAGGCCGTCCTGCCCTCGGTGGTGAACGTGGCGACGCGTCAAGCCATGGAGAACCCGCACGGGGAAGGCAGAGCGGAGATCGAGGTCGGCACGGGGAGCGGCGTGATCATACGCCCTGACGGCCACATCATCACGAACAACCACGTCATCGCGGGATCGGACGAGATCGTGGTCCTCATCGGCGATGAGGAGGTCAGCGCGAGCGTCGTCGGGCGCGACGCCGCAACCGACCTCGCTGTGATCAAGGTCGACCGCGAGGGTCTGGACCCCGCGCAGGTCGGCGAGACCGGCGACCTGGTGGTGGGGCAGTGGGTGATAGCGGTGGGCAGCCCCTTCGGCTTGGACAAGACCGTCACCGCCGGCGTGGTCTCCGCGCTCGGCCGCACCACGCTTCAACCTTCCCAGGAGGAGATCACCGCCTACACGAACCTCATCCAGACCGACGCGGCGATCAACCCGGGCAACTCCGGCGGAGCGCTGGCCGACCTCGACGGACGCGTCGTCGGCATCAACACCTTGATCGAGTCCCCGACCGGACAGAGCGCGGGCATAGGCTTCGCGATCCCGATGGACTTCGCGATGGGTGTCGCCGAGCAGCTGATCGAGACGGGGCGTGCCGAGCACGCGTTCATGGGCGTGGAGGTGTCCTCGATCCCGCCCGGCGCCGAGGAGCAGCTCGGCGTCGAGAGCGGTGCGGTCGTGGGGGCGGTCGAGCCCGGCTCTCCCGCGGCGGAGGCCGGCATCCAGGACGGCGACGTGATAGTGCGCGTCGGTGACGACGACGTCGACAACGCCGAGGACCTGTTCGCCGCGATCCGCGGCCGCGAGGTGGGTGAGCAGGTCGAGGTCGAGTTCGTCCGCGACGGCGAGTCGGAGACCGTGCGGGTGACGCTCGCCGGACGCACCTCCGAGTCCCGTCAGGAAGACAGCGGCGACGCGACCCCGCAGACCCCGCCCGAGGACATCCCGGGTCTCCCGCCGGGTCACCCCTGA
- a CDS encoding NAD(P)-dependent oxidoreductase produces MKVGYIGLGNMGRAQVMRLISQGVPLTVWNRTAERAQGIPAEAAETPAQVMASCDVVFLCLFDSDAVRDVAAGPDGLFAAPRREAKVVVDCTTNSYDDAVAFHDLFAQEGLAYLESPVLGSVVPASQGALVALVSGEEPPLVKAEPYLRLIAREVLYMPPPGSATAAKLASNVVIGVTMAGMVEAVALGEAAGIPRDRVLDVLEFGPAAPLVAAKREMLLTRDFSPHYSASAAHKDLIHAGLLARTLEVPIEVADVARYLYAEAIDRGRGQEDYSVTFEVVGGTADPFAHEESEAEPT; encoded by the coding sequence ATGAAGGTCGGCTACATCGGTCTCGGGAACATGGGCAGGGCGCAGGTGATGCGGCTGATCTCCCAGGGCGTGCCGCTGACGGTCTGGAACCGCACCGCCGAGCGCGCGCAGGGGATCCCGGCCGAGGCCGCCGAGACGCCCGCGCAGGTGATGGCCTCTTGCGACGTCGTGTTCCTGTGCCTGTTCGACAGCGACGCGGTGCGCGACGTCGCCGCGGGTCCCGACGGGCTCTTCGCGGCTCCTCGGCGGGAGGCGAAGGTGGTCGTGGACTGCACGACCAACTCCTACGACGACGCTGTCGCCTTCCACGACCTGTTCGCCCAGGAGGGTCTCGCCTACCTCGAGTCTCCCGTGCTGGGCAGTGTCGTGCCCGCGTCTCAGGGCGCCCTGGTAGCCCTCGTGAGCGGGGAGGAGCCCCCGCTCGTGAAGGCCGAGCCGTACCTGCGGCTGATCGCGCGAGAGGTCCTGTACATGCCGCCGCCGGGCTCCGCGACGGCCGCCAAGCTCGCCTCGAACGTGGTCATCGGCGTGACGATGGCCGGCATGGTCGAGGCCGTCGCGCTCGGCGAGGCGGCCGGCATCCCGCGGGACCGGGTGCTGGACGTCCTGGAGTTCGGCCCGGCGGCCCCGCTGGTCGCGGCGAAGCGCGAGATGCTGCTGACGCGCGATTTCTCGCCGCACTACAGCGCCTCTGCCGCCCACAAGGACCTGATCCACGCGGGGCTGCTCGCCCGTACGCTCGAGGTCCCGATCGAGGTCGCCGATGTCGCCCGCTACCTGTACGCCGAAGCGATCGACCGAGGACGCGGCCAGGAGGACTACAGCGTCACCTTCGAGGTCGTGGGCGGGACAGCGGACCCGTTCGCGCACGAGGAGTCGGAGGCCGAGCCGACCTGA
- the metW gene encoding methionine biosynthesis protein MetW, producing the protein MTAAERLRRDLALVAGIVPPGARVLDLGCGDGALLEAVRETRGAVVRGVELDLAGVGACVARGVSVVQADIDAGLAGFPDGAFDLVVLSQTLQVVRNPALVLREMLRVGERGIISFPNFGNWRVRGYLGLRGRMPVSSSLPYEWYETPNIHLTTVKDFRVFCARNGVRIEREIPLAEDAGLPGALVRIAPNLLAETSIAVVARA; encoded by the coding sequence ATGACCGCAGCGGAGCGACTCCGCCGGGACCTCGCACTGGTAGCCGGGATCGTCCCTCCCGGCGCCCGCGTGCTGGACCTGGGTTGCGGCGACGGTGCCCTGCTGGAGGCCGTGCGAGAGACGCGCGGCGCGGTCGTGCGCGGCGTGGAGCTCGACCTGGCCGGCGTGGGCGCGTGCGTCGCGCGCGGCGTGAGCGTGGTGCAGGCCGACATCGACGCGGGGCTCGCCGGCTTCCCGGACGGTGCGTTCGATCTCGTGGTGCTCTCCCAGACGCTGCAGGTCGTGCGCAACCCCGCGCTCGTGCTGCGCGAGATGCTGCGGGTGGGGGAGCGGGGCATCATCTCGTTCCCCAACTTCGGGAACTGGCGGGTCCGGGGGTACCTCGGCCTGCGCGGGAGGATGCCCGTCTCGTCCTCACTGCCCTACGAGTGGTACGAGACGCCCAACATCCATCTGACGACGGTGAAGGACTTCCGGGTGTTCTGCGCCCGCAACGGGGTGCGCATCGAGCGCGAGATACCCCTGGCCGAGGATGCCGGTCTTCCCGGCGCGCTCGTGCGCATCGCGCCGAACCTGCTCGCCGAGACCTCGATCGCGGTGGTCGCACGGGCCTGA
- a CDS encoding homoserine O-acetyltransferase, whose product MSAVNAAPPAFTAVAHAAGTLRLAEPLTLLGGRVLPGAEVAYETFGTLSPDGGNAVLICHALSGDAHVSAVPGAADPRFARAGWWDAMVGPGKGIDTDRYFVVCSNVLGGCSGTTGPASPDPETGHPYGLRFPLVTVEDMVDVQARLLDALGVRRLLAVIGGSMGGMQALAWAKRYPERVGSVIADATTWRLSAQAIAFNEVGRSAILEDPAFAGGDYYGRGRQPDPGLAIARMVGHITYLSDESMREKFGRRLRERSEYAFGFVHEFEVETYLAYQGKRFVERFDANTYLYMTKAMDYFDWCGESPTLAEALRPVTARFLVLSFSSDWLFPTYQAREIVGALLANGAEVSFAEVPSPYGHDAFLLEEEAQTGLIGPFLHVGREQGLGLVPAATAEGGAR is encoded by the coding sequence ATGTCGGCCGTCAACGCCGCTCCGCCGGCCTTCACCGCCGTGGCGCACGCCGCGGGCACGCTCCGCCTCGCCGAGCCCCTCACGCTCCTCGGCGGGCGTGTCCTGCCCGGCGCGGAGGTCGCCTACGAGACCTTCGGCACCCTCTCGCCCGACGGCGGGAACGCGGTGCTCATCTGCCATGCTCTCTCCGGGGACGCGCACGTCAGCGCCGTGCCCGGCGCCGCGGACCCCCGGTTCGCCCGCGCAGGGTGGTGGGACGCGATGGTCGGGCCGGGCAAGGGGATCGACACGGACCGCTACTTCGTCGTGTGCAGCAACGTGCTCGGCGGCTGTTCCGGCACCACCGGCCCGGCTTCACCCGACCCCGAGACGGGGCACCCCTACGGACTCCGCTTCCCGCTGGTCACAGTGGAGGATATGGTCGACGTCCAGGCGCGCCTGCTCGACGCGCTCGGTGTGCGCCGCCTGCTCGCCGTCATCGGCGGGTCGATGGGCGGCATGCAGGCGCTCGCCTGGGCGAAGCGCTACCCCGAACGCGTCGGTTCGGTCATCGCGGATGCGACCACCTGGCGCCTCTCCGCTCAGGCGATCGCGTTCAACGAGGTGGGCCGCAGCGCCATCCTGGAAGACCCGGCCTTCGCGGGCGGCGACTACTACGGCCGAGGCAGGCAGCCCGACCCCGGGCTGGCGATCGCGCGGATGGTTGGTCACATCACGTACCTCTCCGACGAGTCGATGCGGGAGAAGTTCGGACGCAGGCTGCGCGAACGCAGCGAGTACGCCTTCGGCTTCGTGCACGAGTTCGAGGTGGAGACGTACCTGGCCTACCAGGGCAAGCGCTTCGTCGAGCGCTTCGACGCGAACACGTACCTCTACATGACCAAGGCGATGGACTACTTCGACTGGTGCGGGGAGTCGCCGACGCTGGCCGAGGCCCTCCGCCCCGTCACGGCGCGCTTCCTCGTGCTGTCGTTCTCGTCCGACTGGCTGTTCCCCACCTACCAGGCGCGCGAGATCGTCGGCGCGCTCCTGGCCAACGGAGCCGAGGTCTCCTTCGCCGAGGTCCCGAGCCCGTACGGCCACGACGCCTTCCTGCTGGAGGAGGAGGCGCAGACCGGGCTGATCGGCCCGTTCCTGCACGTCGGTCGCGAACAGGGGCTCGGCCTCGTACCCGCGGCGACCGCCGAAGGAGGTGCCCGATGA
- a CDS encoding O-acetylhomoserine aminocarboxypropyltransferase/cysteine synthase encodes MSETGPFGFDTLAVHGGQSPDPTTGSRAVPIYQTVAYNFRDADHAADLFGLREFGNIYSRIMNPTNDVLEQRLAALEGGTAALATASGHSAEVISLLNVAGCGDSIVSSTSLYGGTWNIFLHTLRRLGIEVRFVETTDTEGFSAATDGTTRAWFVETIGNPRLDVPDIAGLARAGRSLGVPLFVDNTFATPYLCRPAEHGAAVVIHSLTKWIGGHGTSVGGALVDGGNFDWGASGRHAGFTEPDPSYHGLRYAETFGDFPGLGNIAFAIKARVQLQRDLGAALSPFNSQQFLLGLETLSLRVQRHSDNALAVARYLESHPGVDWVAYPGLGSHPTKDNADRYLRNGHGGIVVFGVKGGREAGRALIDKVTLFSHLANVGDAKSLIIHPASTTHSQLSAEELARAGIGEDFVRLSVGIETAEDILADLEQALEGV; translated from the coding sequence ATGAGCGAGACCGGGCCCTTCGGCTTCGACACCCTGGCCGTGCACGGCGGCCAGTCCCCCGACCCCACCACCGGTTCGCGCGCCGTCCCGATCTACCAGACGGTCGCGTACAACTTCCGCGACGCCGACCACGCCGCCGACCTCTTCGGTCTGCGCGAGTTCGGCAACATCTACTCTCGCATCATGAACCCCACGAACGACGTGCTCGAACAGCGCCTCGCCGCCCTCGAGGGCGGCACCGCAGCGCTGGCGACGGCGTCCGGGCACTCGGCCGAGGTGATCTCGCTGCTGAACGTCGCGGGCTGCGGCGACAGCATCGTGAGCTCGACGAGTCTGTACGGCGGCACGTGGAACATCTTCCTGCACACGCTGCGCAGGCTCGGCATCGAGGTCCGTTTCGTGGAGACGACCGACACCGAGGGTTTCTCGGCCGCCACCGACGGCACCACGCGAGCCTGGTTCGTCGAGACCATCGGCAACCCGCGTCTCGACGTGCCCGACATCGCGGGGCTCGCCCGGGCCGGCCGCTCTCTCGGCGTCCCGCTGTTCGTGGACAACACGTTCGCGACCCCCTACCTGTGCCGCCCGGCCGAGCACGGCGCCGCGGTCGTCATCCACTCGCTGACCAAGTGGATCGGCGGTCACGGCACGTCCGTCGGCGGTGCGCTCGTCGACGGCGGCAACTTCGACTGGGGCGCCAGCGGCCGGCACGCCGGCTTCACCGAGCCCGATCCGAGCTACCACGGCTTGCGCTATGCCGAGACCTTCGGCGACTTCCCCGGGCTGGGCAACATCGCGTTCGCGATCAAGGCCCGCGTGCAACTCCAGCGCGACCTCGGAGCCGCCCTCTCGCCGTTCAACTCCCAGCAGTTCCTGCTCGGGCTCGAGACCCTCTCGCTGAGGGTCCAGCGCCATTCCGACAACGCGCTCGCCGTGGCCCGCTACCTCGAGTCGCACCCCGGAGTCGACTGGGTGGCCTACCCCGGCCTGGGGTCGCACCCCACCAAGGACAACGCGGACCGGTACCTGCGCAACGGCCACGGCGGTATCGTCGTCTTCGGCGTGAAGGGCGGGCGCGAAGCCGGGCGCGCGCTCATCGACAAGGTCACGCTCTTCAGCCACCTGGCCAATGTGGGCGACGCCAAGTCGCTCATCATCCACCCGGCCTCCACCACGCACTCGCAGCTCTCGGCCGAGGAACTGGCGCGTGCCGGCATCGGCGAGGACTTCGTGCGCCTGTCGGTGGGCATCGAGACCGCCGAGGACATCCTCGCCGACCTCGAGCAGGCGCTGGAGGGGGTGTAG
- a CDS encoding Hsp20/alpha crystallin family protein, with protein sequence MATQNTMPLAELVALQRDVERLLARFGAPTRRLPGEWKPPMDVYVDAGEVVIRLEAPGMRLEELQVTVTGGVVTLRGGVERDRYAPPERYAVRESAWGEFERRVSLPEGVDPSKVRAAYRDGVLEVRLPDESARRARRVPVVAAGRSERPAARPGSAATAGPDQRPRPHLFHGSAEAADNPDLGGPATGPHGTGDEHLPGEPEAHLQPPGEELRYAPRHLPSQEEWLGRTSSGEESLEKAAEEQAEAGVPPAAPKATRGRAETPAGGEVEGRRRWRLFRR encoded by the coding sequence ATGGCCACCCAGAACACGATGCCCCTCGCCGAGCTCGTCGCGCTCCAACGCGACGTAGAGCGCCTGCTCGCGCGCTTCGGCGCTCCCACGCGTCGCCTGCCGGGCGAGTGGAAGCCTCCGATGGACGTCTACGTCGACGCGGGCGAGGTCGTCATCCGGCTGGAGGCGCCGGGCATGCGCCTGGAGGAGCTGCAGGTCACCGTGACCGGCGGCGTCGTGACGCTGCGGGGCGGGGTGGAGCGGGACCGGTACGCGCCTCCCGAGCGCTACGCGGTCCGGGAGTCGGCGTGGGGCGAGTTCGAGCGGCGGGTGTCGCTCCCCGAAGGGGTCGACCCCTCGAAGGTGCGGGCCGCCTACCGTGACGGCGTGCTCGAAGTGCGGCTGCCCGACGAGTCCGCACGCCGGGCTCGTCGCGTGCCGGTCGTCGCGGCCGGGCGTTCGGAGCGGCCCGCGGCCCGCCCCGGTTCCGCGGCAACTGCCGGGCCCGACCAGCGGCCCAGGCCGCACCTCTTCCACGGCTCGGCGGAGGCCGCGGACAACCCGGACCTCGGAGGCCCGGCGACGGGGCCGCACGGCACGGGCGACGAGCACCTGCCGGGCGAGCCGGAGGCGCACTTGCAGCCGCCGGGCGAGGAGTTGCGCTACGCTCCCCGCCATCTGCCCTCGCAGGAGGAGTGGCTCGGGCGCACGAGCTCGGGCGAGGAGTCCCTAGAGAAGGCCGCCGAGGAGCAGGCGGAGGCGGGCGTGCCGCCGGCCGCCCCGAAGGCGACGCGGGGCCGGGCGGAGACGCCGGCAGGCGGCGAGGTCGAGGGTCGGCGTCGCTGGCGCCTGTTCCGGCGGTAG
- a CDS encoding cation-transporting P-type ATPase produces MTEEHLLSSLVTSRTGLSSDEAAARLQRYGPNEIAAVKGTPLALRFLANFYHLFAILLWVGAALAVIGGLPELAYAIAAVIVVNAVFSFWQEYRAERATEALKELIPARAGVLRDGARVELLAREVVPGDVLLLEEGDNVPADARLIEEYDLRVNQATLNGESAPARRVATPVPAEPSAPTEVASLVFAGTSVVYGRGRAVVFATGMDTEFGRIARLTRSVEEELSPLQKQMERITRLVALLAVSLGVVFFVLGYFVAGLTLIEGFLFAVGIIVANVPEGLLPTVTLSLAMGVQRMAGRNALVKQLAAVETLGSTTVICTDKTGTLTANEMTVRQVWTAEGRVEVHGVGYEPTGPVRPSLPTLEPLARAASFCNDSRLVPPDDAHPAWRVVGDPTEGALLVMARKAGFDPDAALESAPRASELPFDAVRKRMSTVHAEDGRRIAYVKGAPAEVLGLCSRVLTDSGERPLDERARAEALAANDEMARGGLRVLAMARREVPDRRRYEAAEVERDLTFLGLAGMMDPPRAEVAETVRRAHSAGIRIIMITGDYGLTAESIARRIGIVTSERLRIVIGSELASMPEEELVAALRAGEVLFARVAPEHKMRIAQALKKMGHVVAMTGDGVNDAPALKAADIGIAMGVAGTDVAREAAKMVLADDNFASIVYAVEEGRAVYDNIRRFVTYIFTSNVPEIVPFILFVLFRIPLPLTVLQILAIDLGTDIVPALALGVEAPEPGVMERPPRPARERLLDSRVLSRAYFFLGPLQTAATMVAYFYLYYSRGWRPGEALAASGVVYLSATTMTLAAVVSTQIGNAFAQRTTRRSIVEVGFFSNRLLLAGIATEVALILGIVYLPPLQAVFRTAPLRATDWLVPAALWPTLLLADELRKAVLRRGPRPHSSAGRATMSGNDMSAGQPPSEEAKAT; encoded by the coding sequence ATGACCGAGGAGCATCTGCTCTCCTCTCTGGTGACGTCGCGCACGGGGCTGTCCTCCGACGAGGCCGCGGCACGTCTTCAGCGCTACGGCCCCAACGAGATCGCGGCGGTGAAGGGCACTCCGCTCGCGCTGCGCTTCCTCGCGAACTTCTACCACCTCTTCGCGATCCTGCTATGGGTCGGGGCGGCGCTCGCCGTGATCGGCGGGTTGCCTGAGCTCGCCTACGCGATCGCCGCCGTCATCGTCGTCAACGCGGTCTTCTCGTTCTGGCAGGAGTACCGCGCCGAGCGGGCCACCGAGGCGCTCAAGGAGCTCATCCCCGCGCGCGCCGGCGTCTTGCGCGACGGCGCGCGCGTCGAGCTGCTCGCGCGCGAGGTGGTCCCGGGCGACGTGCTCCTCCTCGAGGAGGGCGACAACGTCCCGGCTGACGCTCGGCTGATCGAGGAGTACGACCTGCGCGTCAACCAAGCGACGCTGAACGGCGAGTCCGCGCCGGCCAGGCGCGTCGCCACCCCCGTGCCGGCCGAGCCTTCCGCTCCCACCGAGGTCGCCAGCCTCGTCTTCGCCGGCACGTCGGTCGTCTATGGCCGAGGGCGAGCCGTCGTCTTCGCGACCGGGATGGACACCGAGTTCGGCAGGATCGCCCGCCTGACGCGCTCCGTCGAAGAGGAGCTCTCGCCGCTCCAGAAGCAGATGGAGCGCATCACAAGGCTCGTCGCGCTGCTGGCGGTCTCCCTCGGCGTCGTCTTCTTCGTGCTGGGCTACTTCGTGGCCGGCCTCACGCTCATCGAGGGGTTCCTGTTCGCGGTCGGCATCATCGTCGCCAACGTGCCCGAGGGTCTCCTGCCCACCGTCACGCTGTCGCTGGCGATGGGCGTCCAGCGCATGGCGGGACGCAACGCCCTCGTCAAGCAGCTCGCCGCAGTGGAGACACTGGGGTCGACCACGGTGATCTGCACGGACAAGACGGGGACCCTGACGGCGAACGAGATGACCGTACGCCAGGTCTGGACCGCTGAGGGGCGCGTCGAGGTACACGGCGTGGGTTACGAGCCCACGGGGCCGGTCCGCCCCTCGCTCCCGACGCTGGAGCCGCTGGCGCGCGCGGCATCGTTCTGCAACGACTCGCGGCTGGTGCCTCCCGACGACGCCCATCCGGCCTGGCGGGTGGTCGGCGACCCCACGGAAGGCGCGCTGCTGGTGATGGCACGCAAGGCCGGCTTCGATCCCGACGCCGCGCTCGAGAGCGCGCCGCGCGCCTCGGAGCTCCCCTTCGACGCCGTGCGCAAACGCATGAGCACGGTCCACGCCGAGGACGGCCGCCGCATCGCGTACGTGAAGGGCGCGCCCGCCGAGGTCCTCGGACTGTGTTCGCGCGTCCTCACGGACTCGGGCGAGCGCCCGTTGGACGAACGCGCGCGCGCCGAGGCGCTGGCCGCCAACGACGAGATGGCCCGCGGGGGGCTCCGCGTGTTGGCGATGGCGCGGCGAGAGGTGCCCGACCGGCGGCGCTACGAAGCGGCGGAGGTGGAGCGCGACCTGACCTTCCTCGGCCTCGCGGGGATGATGGACCCTCCTCGGGCAGAGGTGGCCGAGACCGTCCGCCGCGCTCACAGCGCGGGGATCCGGATCATCATGATAACCGGCGACTACGGGCTGACCGCCGAGTCGATCGCCCGCCGGATCGGCATCGTCACCAGCGAGAGGCTGCGGATCGTCATCGGGTCCGAGCTCGCTTCGATGCCCGAGGAGGAGCTGGTGGCGGCTCTTCGGGCGGGCGAGGTGCTCTTCGCGCGCGTGGCGCCGGAGCACAAGATGCGGATCGCGCAGGCTCTCAAGAAGATGGGTCACGTGGTCGCGATGACCGGCGACGGAGTGAACGACGCGCCGGCGCTGAAAGCCGCCGACATCGGCATAGCGATGGGGGTCGCGGGCACCGACGTGGCGCGCGAGGCCGCGAAGATGGTGCTTGCCGACGACAACTTCGCCTCGATCGTGTACGCGGTGGAGGAGGGGCGGGCGGTCTACGACAACATCCGGCGCTTCGTGACCTACATCTTCACGAGCAATGTGCCCGAGATCGTGCCGTTCATCCTCTTCGTGCTCTTCCGCATCCCGCTGCCGCTGACCGTGCTGCAGATCCTCGCCATCGACCTGGGGACCGACATCGTCCCCGCCCTCGCGTTGGGCGTCGAGGCGCCCGAGCCCGGCGTCATGGAGCGGCCTCCCAGACCGGCGCGCGAGCGTCTGCTCGACTCCCGCGTGCTGTCGCGCGCATACTTCTTCCTCGGACCGCTCCAGACCGCCGCGACCATGGTGGCCTACTTCTACCTCTACTACAGCCGGGGGTGGCGGCCCGGGGAGGCGCTCGCGGCGAGCGGGGTGGTGTACCTCTCGGCCACCACGATGACACTCGCGGCGGTCGTCTCGACCCAGATAGGCAACGCGTTCGCGCAGCGGACCACACGGCGCAGCATCGTCGAGGTCGGCTTCTTCTCGAACCGCCTGCTGCTGGCGGGCATCGCCACGGAAGTCGCGCTGATCCTCGGCATCGTGTACCTGCCGCCGCTGCAGGCGGTCTTCCGTACGGCGCCGCTGAGAGCGACGGACTGGCTGGTGCCGGCCGCACTCTGGCCGACGCTGCTTCTCGCCGACGAGCTGCGCAAGGCCGTCCTGCGCCGGGGTCCGCGTCCGCACTCGTCAGCGGGACGTGCGACGATGTCGGGGAATGACATGAGCGCGGGGCAACCCCCGTCCGAGGAGGCGAAGGCGACGTGA
- a CDS encoding TrkA family potassium uptake protein, with amino-acid sequence MRVIIGGCGRVGSLLAAHLSLHGHEVAVVDQDPDSLALLAAGFAGTRHVGKVFDRETLESAGVAHADAYVAVTSGDNSNIVSAIVAKQVFRVPRVVSRIYDPRRAEIYRRLGIPAVSSVAWSVNEVLSVLLHPGLTTDASFGDGEVRLVSVEVPPRLVGRTVDDLTVPGQVVVAAIVRAGRSFVPLPGTPFEEHDIVHCVTAGPTLDRLEQMLRP; translated from the coding sequence GTGAGAGTCATCATCGGAGGGTGCGGGCGCGTCGGCTCGCTGCTGGCCGCCCACCTGTCGCTCCACGGCCACGAGGTGGCCGTGGTCGACCAGGACCCTGACTCGCTGGCCCTGCTGGCCGCCGGCTTCGCGGGCACGCGTCACGTGGGCAAGGTCTTCGACCGCGAGACGCTCGAGTCGGCCGGGGTCGCCCATGCCGACGCATACGTCGCGGTGACGAGCGGGGACAACAGCAACATCGTCTCGGCGATCGTCGCCAAGCAGGTCTTCCGCGTCCCGCGCGTCGTCTCGCGCATATACGACCCGCGCCGCGCCGAGATATACCGCCGCCTGGGGATACCGGCGGTCTCGTCGGTGGCGTGGTCGGTCAACGAGGTGCTCTCCGTGCTCCTCCATCCGGGCCTGACCACCGACGCCTCGTTCGGCGACGGAGAGGTGCGCCTCGTGAGCGTCGAGGTCCCGCCGCGGCTCGTCGGGCGCACGGTGGACGACCTGACCGTGCCCGGGCAGGTCGTGGTCGCGGCGATCGTACGCGCGGGACGCTCCTTCGTTCCGCTGCCGGGAACGCCGTTCGAGGAGCACGACATCGTGCACTGCGTGACAGCGGGGCCGACTCTGGACCGGCTCGAGCAGATGCTCAGGCCCTGA
- a CDS encoding TrkA family potassium uptake protein yields MFVLVVGGGKLGATVAGSALAEGHEVVVIEKDEERADDLRARLEGATVIAGDGDEPVILERGHVSRASAVLALTGDDEDNLVACLLARREYGVPMTAGRVNDVRNQWLFDERFGVDVAVSGTHLAADLLADRLAELASRSDA; encoded by the coding sequence ATGTTCGTGCTGGTGGTGGGAGGCGGCAAGCTGGGCGCCACGGTGGCGGGCTCCGCGCTCGCGGAGGGCCACGAGGTGGTCGTGATCGAGAAGGACGAGGAGCGCGCCGACGATCTGCGCGCCAGGCTCGAGGGCGCCACCGTCATAGCCGGCGACGGCGACGAGCCCGTGATCCTCGAGCGGGGGCACGTCTCGCGCGCATCGGCCGTGCTCGCGCTGACCGGCGACGACGAGGACAACCTCGTGGCGTGTCTGCTCGCACGGCGGGAGTACGGTGTGCCGATGACCGCCGGGCGCGTGAACGACGTGCGGAACCAGTGGCTCTTCGACGAGCGCTTCGGCGTGGACGTGGCGGTGTCCGGGACCCACCTGGCGGCCGACCTCCTCGCCGACCGGCTCGCGGAGCTCGCGTCGCGGTCGGATGCGTGA
- a CDS encoding DUF378 domain-containing protein: MRKLNVMDWIALAILVIGGLNWGLVGLFQFDLVAAIFGGQEAILSRIVYVLVGLSAIYVAIDAFTFEKAPATRTGTAAR; encoded by the coding sequence ATGCGTAAGCTGAACGTGATGGACTGGATCGCCCTGGCGATCCTCGTCATCGGCGGCTTGAACTGGGGTCTCGTCGGCCTGTTCCAGTTCGACCTGGTCGCCGCGATATTCGGGGGTCAGGAAGCGATCCTGTCCAGGATCGTCTATGTGCTCGTCGGACTCTCGGCGATCTACGTGGCGATCGACGCCTTCACCTTCGAGAAGGCGCCGGCCACTCGTACGGGCACGGCAGCCCGCTAG